The Corynebacterium camporealensis genome contains a region encoding:
- a CDS encoding type III PLP-dependent enzyme domain-containing protein, whose product MDEGTLTEVAAGSGFYTPAIFDEFQDVNHRPAAFFVCQVSRNPAKGWSTVNSGGWIASGPPAADRVPVAVWPKGLSYSSMEGAGEVQTPLHGADLNVGELVWFRHAKAGEMTEHVDYLLAVDGQQTEQWTTYRGQGWTLR is encoded by the coding sequence GTGGATGAAGGCACGCTGACTGAGGTCGCTGCGGGTTCTGGCTTTTATACTCCGGCGATTTTTGATGAGTTTCAGGACGTGAATCATCGTCCGGCGGCGTTCTTTGTGTGCCAAGTATCCCGCAATCCAGCAAAGGGCTGGAGCACGGTCAACTCTGGTGGCTGGATTGCCTCTGGTCCTCCTGCTGCGGATCGCGTCCCGGTGGCGGTCTGGCCGAAGGGGTTGAGCTACTCCAGCATGGAGGGTGCGGGCGAGGTGCAAACGCCGCTGCATGGAGCAGACCTTAACGTTGGTGAACTGGTGTGGTTCCGTCATGCCAAGGCCGGCGAGATGACTGAGCACGTCGACTACCTGCTGGCTGTCGATGGGCAACAAACTGAACAGTGGACAACCTACCGAGGACAAGGATGGACCTTAAGATGA
- a CDS encoding type III PLP-dependent enzyme domain-containing protein: MPTLYRTPPTPLRGTVAEAVRRGEHSAPLGVIDVQAFDYNAAQMRNNANGLPIRVASKSVRSVQALRRALSFEGFQGILAYSLPEALLLVKEGFTDIVVEYPSVDVAALQQLSDDPTARQHITLMVDCPEHLEHLSARRAWLSTLTAPCI, encoded by the coding sequence ATGCCGACTCTTTACCGCACACCGCCGACCCCGTTGCGGGGCACCGTGGCAGAAGCAGTTCGCCGCGGTGAGCATTCCGCACCACTAGGCGTCATTGACGTCCAGGCTTTTGATTACAACGCTGCGCAGATGCGCAACAACGCAAACGGACTGCCCATTCGCGTGGCGTCGAAGTCCGTGCGCAGTGTGCAAGCATTGCGCCGCGCGTTGTCCTTCGAGGGTTTCCAAGGCATTCTGGCTTATTCCTTGCCGGAGGCTTTGCTCCTAGTCAAAGAAGGTTTCACCGATATTGTGGTGGAGTATCCCAGCGTGGATGTCGCAGCATTGCAGCAGCTTTCCGATGACCCCACCGCCCGGCAGCACATCACCTTAATGGTGGACTGCCCCGAGCACCTAGAACACCTCAGCGCCCGACGCGCGTGGCTATCGACGTTGACTGCACCCTGCATTTGA
- a CDS encoding type III PLP-dependent enzyme domain-containing protein has product MAIDVDCTLHLSRAVIGPRRSPIREPEQVEELAKHIVASGHHLVGMMAYEGHVASVPDGEVGPVGIVKRWLRTKSMEDLAPRRKACIEAAQKYADLEFINGAEPARLPRAWMKAR; this is encoded by the coding sequence GTGGCTATCGACGTTGACTGCACCCTGCATTTGAGCCGTGCGGTGATCGGACCGCGCCGTTCGCCGATTCGGGAGCCGGAGCAAGTCGAAGAACTCGCCAAGCACATCGTTGCCAGCGGCCATCACCTGGTCGGAATGATGGCCTACGAAGGCCATGTCGCATCGGTGCCGGATGGTGAGGTGGGGCCTGTGGGCATCGTTAAGCGGTGGCTCCGGACGAAGTCCATGGAGGATTTGGCGCCGCGTCGTAAAGCGTGCATTGAGGCAGCGCAAAAGTATGCGGACTTGGAGTTTATTAATGGCGCGGAACCGGCTCGATTACCCAGAGCGTGGATGAAGGCACGCTGA